GAGACCCTATCTTTCATTGATCCATAAATTGATTTCATGTGCATTTGTTCTTCAAGTTCAAATCCCCAAAGACATAATAAAGTTCTTTAGCAGAAATAACCTCAGATGGCATTTTATTTTGGCGTTTTTAAACACTCATCATtcttaaatcaaaacaaaaatcgAAAAACAAAAATCGAAAAGCCGATAATGTCAAGCAAAAAGTAGAAGAAACCCTCAGAAATATATCGAGGGTGCTGATGAGGACATCACAACAGAAACCATTGAAGTTGAATTCTCAGTACTTGTAGTCCTTCACGTGAAGGCTCTCTGCAGCTCCATCACCAAGCTTAGCATCACCTTTGTACGTTCCGAGTGTGGCTTCAGAGTTAGCCTTGCACCTCACATACAACGCCTCTTGAGCTGCCTTAACATTCTCCTCTTTCCCTGCCCATGTCTTCAAAGTGCTCTGTTGCAACGCACGTCCGAACGAGAAAGACAATGACCATGGCTTCTTGGTCTTCAACTGGTTCATCGCGTTCAAGTTCTTGGTCGCCTCCTCCTCGCTCTGTCCACCAGACAAGAAAACAATAGCTGGAACAGCTGCTGGTACCGTTCTCTGAAGAGCACGGACGGTGTGCTCAGCGATAACCTCAGGCGCGACCTTGGCACTGTCGGATCCAGGTGTGACCATGTTAGGCTTCAACAAAGTTCCCTCAAGCAAAACGTGGTGGTCGCTAAGAGCCTTGTAGCAAGCCGCAAGGACACGCTCGGTGACGGCAGCACACTTGTGGATGTCGTGGGATCCGTCGACAAGGATCTCAGGCTCAACGATTGGTACAAGACCGTTCTCCTGGCAGATGACAGCGTATCTAGCCAACCCGTAAGCGTTCTCGTGGATGGAATGCTCTGATGGCTCGTTCTCGCCGATCTTGAGAACCGCACGCCACTTGGCGAAACGGGCACCAGCTTCGTAGTACTTCTTGCAACGCTCACCGAGACCGTCAAGACCTTGAGTGGTGGTCTCACCGTTGGTTCCGGCTAGCTCAACGGTACCCTTGTCGACTTTGATACCTGGGAGGACTCCTCCTTCCTTCAAAATATCAACGAAAAGCTTGCCTGcgtacaaaacaaaaacaataagaaACCTCACACATAAACAGAGATTAATTGTAAGAGAGATATAGTTGGAGGACTTAATAGTAATTAGTAAATGTTCACAATCAAGATTACAGAGTTTACTAATTACAATTAAGTCCTTTAACTTTATCTCTTTTACACTAATGAATTGGATTCGTACCATCGGAACTCTTTTGGTAAAGAGTCTCTTCGAAGAGGATGACACCGCTGAGGCAAGGGAGAGCACCGGGGGCGGTGAAGAGAAGCTCACGGAGAGCACGTCTGTTGGTTTCAACGTTCTCGACGTTGATGCTAGCGAGACGCTTTCCGATGGTACCGGTGGACTCATCGGCGGCGAGAATACCTTTTCCAGGTGTGCCGATGTAGGCAGCGTTAGCGATCAGCTCATCTGCCAAAGattcaaaacagaaaaaaagcGCATAAACGATTACGAACGATATAAAACTTCAGATCGCGAATACAGTTGATTAGATCCGATGATTTAGAGTGAAGGCAGATCGATCAGTATACAACTAATGAACAGTGAATCGGATTTAAGCTAGTTTTGGTTATCAACAGATTCAATTCAACTCATACAACGAAGCAACTAATCCAGATCTAGAGAGTTAAACGCTCGATCACAATCAAAAACAACAGATCTAACTAAGGCTTATACGAAAACTACGCTAGTGAATCGAATACGTTTAGCTACGACGGGATAAGCAGATTCGAGTGATGATAGAGTGTGAGAGATCGTTACCGGCGAATTTGCTGGTGAAGGCAGACATGGTTTATGACGGAAAGATCGATAAAAGTTTTTGATAGAGAAGGCAGACGAGAGAGATGGAAGAAAGTGGACCAGACTGTTTGGTATTTATAGATGCGGAGGAGagtctattggttggtgaaaaagtaaaatttaaggGTTAGATCTGTGACATGTTCTCCAAGAAAGTTTTTCAGCCGTTGGATCTTACATGGCTAATCTCGGTTTTACCCCTTATTAATTGAATCATAGAGGACTAGCTAGCTGAAGGGTAGTTTTGGTATCTTGTCGTGTTGATTACGGTGAAGCACGACTTCGGCCGCACAGCGGCTCGAACTTCCTCAGGCTCAACCTTCTagctaattatataatttagtttaaacacataatttttgcatttag
The window above is part of the Brassica napus cultivar Da-Ae chromosome C8, Da-Ae, whole genome shotgun sequence genome. Proteins encoded here:
- the LOC106367801 gene encoding fructose-bisphosphate aldolase 8, cytosolic, with the protein product MSAFTSKFADELIANAAYIGTPGKGILAADESTGTIGKRLASINVENVETNRRALRELLFTAPGALPCLSGVILFEETLYQKSSDGKLFVDILKEGGVLPGIKVDKGTVELAGTNGETTTQGLDGLGERCKKYYEAGARFAKWRAVLKIGENEPSEHSIHENAYGLARYAVICQENGLVPIVEPEILVDGSHDIHKCAAVTERVLAACYKALSDHHVLLEGTLLKPNMVTPGSDSAKVAPEVIAEHTVRALQRTVPAAVPAIVFLSGGQSEEEATKNLNAMNQLKTKKPWSLSFSFGRALQQSTLKTWAGKEENVKAAQEALYVRCKANSEATLGTYKGDAKLGDGAAESLHVKDYKY